GCCTCGAGATCGAGGACATACTCGCCGCCGTACGATGCGTCGTCTTCGGAATCGAACCAACCGTCGTAGTAGCTCGCCCGACCCAGCAGCCGCAGGCCGTTGTCCATCTTGTGGTTGGCCGAGATGGTGGCGCGGGTCTCCGGCAAGGCTTCCTGGAGCTCACGAATACGCGTGTCGTCCAGGGTGTCCGGATTGAACTTGGTGACGTCGGTCTCGGTGCTGTTTAGGAGGAAGCTGAAGTTGGTCTTTCCGCCCATGCCCTCGGGGGTATAGGTAGCTACGACATCGAAGCCCTGGGTCTCGGTGTCGAAGTCGTTGGTGAAGAAGCGGAAATTCTGCAGGTTGGCGGCGCTGGTGATGCCCTCCGAGACCAGTTGATCGACCTCTTGCTGAGTGAGCGAGAAGTTCTGGGTCAGGGTCAGGCGATCGTCCAGCTGGATCTGAAAGAAGTCGAGTGTGAACGTCCACGGTCCGTTGTCGTAAACGAAGCCGGCGGCGATATTGGTCGACTCCTCGGCCGTGAGCGGCTCGCCGCCCCTCAACTGGGCCGCCGCAGAAGACGACGGAATCGTGCCATTGTTGACCAGATCCATGAGATCAAAGTCGAACTCCGTCGACACGTTGAAGGCGTTTGACTGGCCCGGCGTGGGTGCCCGGAAACCGGTGCTGGCGCTGGCCCGAAGCTGAAAGCGATCGTTGACCTGGTAGCGGCCGGAGAGCTTGCCGTTGGTGGTGGTGCCGAAGTCCTCGAAATCCTCGAAGCGAACGGCTACGCCGTAGGTCCACTTCCGATCTGAGCTGTTCCTCTCGACGTCGCCGTAGACGGCCCAGTTGCTGCGGCTCCAGCTGCCGGCCGCGATGTCGCTGAATCCCGGAAAACCGTTGGAGGCCGAACTGAAGCCCTGCTCTGCCAGCGGGCCGATGAGGAACGACTCGCGCTGGCCGATGCCGATCTCGAACTCCTCTTCGCGCCACTCGACGCCGCCAGCCACGTTGGTCTTGTTATTGACCTGCTTCGAAACATCGAAGTTGAAATTCAACTCATCCTGCTTGTAGAGACCGGGATCGAACTCCGTCGGCGTGTCGGGGCCGAGCGAGGCGTTGACGGTGTTGACGATAAAGAAATCGACCTCGTTCGAGCCCTGACTGACGCTCGCGTCCCAGGCCAGACCACCGTTGGTCGAACCCCGGAGCCCGAGGACGATCGAGTTGTCGGTGACGTCACCGCCGAAGTTGGGAGTGAAGCCGCCGGGGAAGAGCTCCTGAAAGGAGAAGCAGTTGGGATTGGCAAAGACCTCGGCCAGCGCGGCCGGATCCGGGACGTCGTTGGTCACGGCGACGGTCGGGCAGCCGGCCGAACCGTCCAGAACACCGTCCTGGGCGTCCAGAAGATCGCCGATCAGCAGCGTGTCGCCGCCGTCGCCGCTGAAGACAGCACCGCGGGTGTTGGGATTACGGAAAAAGAACCCGCCGGTGACCGTCTTGCTGACGTAGTTGGCCTGGCCGTAAAACTGCTGGCCGTTGTTCATCACGGTCCCGAAGTTGGCCCACAGCTTGGTGTCGTCCTCGAACTCAGGCGATCCCCAGATCTGCGCGGGAACCCTCACGTCGGTGTTGCCCGCGGCGATCAGGGCGGCGGCATCGTCTCGCTGCACGCTGCGATCGGTCGGATCGGCCGAACCGAACTCGCCGCTCAGGTTGAGGAAACCGTTCGCGCCCAGCGGTATGCCGACGTTGCCGGCCACTGTGAGCGTGTCTCCGTCGCCAGCGGCATAGGCACCACTCTTGATCTCGATGCTGCCGCCTGAGCTCGCGTCCTTAAGCATGAAGTTCATGACGCCGGCGATGGCGTCCGAGCCGTACTGGGCGGAGGCGCCATCGCGGAGCACCTCGACCTGCCGCAGGGCAATCGCCGGAATCGCCGAGAGATCAGGACCCTGGGCGCCGTCGGCGACGCCGTTGCCCAGCCAAGCGATGACCGCCGCGCGGTGGCGACGCTTGCCGTTGACCAGCACGAGGGTGTGGTCGGGAGCCAGGTTCCGCAGATTGGCCGGGCGAACGACCGTGGCCGCGTCGGCAATCGGCTGCATGTTGACGTTGAAGGAGGGAGCTACCGTCCTCAGGAGCGTGGTGACGTCCGT
This window of the bacterium genome carries:
- a CDS encoding TonB-dependent receptor, encoding MNRSRLRDTLLVTGLALILAAGVAPQAYAQDEGEGTEQAEGDAAETTEAKEAQEFSDVIVVTGTRAQPRSVVESMVPIDVLSSEDFTNQGETDVTTLLRTVAPSFNVNMQPIADAATVVRPANLRNLAPDHTLVLVNGKRRHRAAVIAWLGNGVADGAQGPDLSAIPAIALRQVEVLRDGASAQYGSDAIAGVMNFMLKDASSGGSIEIKSGAYAAGDGDTLTVAGNVGIPLGANGFLNLSGEFGSADPTDRSVQRDDAAALIAAGNTDVRVPAQIWGSPEFEDDTKLWANFGTVMNNGQQFYGQANYVSKTVTGGFFFRNPNTRGAVFSGDGGDTLLIGDLLDAQDGVLDGSAGCPTVAVTNDVPDPAALAEVFANPNCFSFQELFPGGFTPNFGGDVTDNSIVLGLRGSTNGGLAWDASVSQGSNEVDFFIVNTVNASLGPDTPTEFDPGLYKQDELNFNFDVSKQVNNKTNVAGGVEWREEEFEIGIGQRESFLIGPLAEQGFSSASNGFPGFSDIAAGSWSRSNWAVYGDVERNSSDRKWTYGVAVRFEDFEDFGTTTNGKLSGRYQVNDRFQLRASASTGFRAPTPGQSNAFNVSTEFDFDLMDLVNNGTIPSSSAAAQLRGGEPLTAEESTNIAAGFVYDNGPWTFTLDFFQIQLDDRLTLTQNFSLTQQEVDQLVSEGITSAANLQNFRFFTNDFDTETQGFDVVATYTPEGMGGKTNFSFLLNSTETDVTKFNPDTLDDTRIRELQEALPETRATISANHKMDNGLRLLGRASYYDGWFDSEDDASYGGEYVLDLEAAYALNDSVSVIVGAQNALDTFPSENVGARSGVGNRYSQYTPFGFNGAFYYARIKYDFETSWGR